One Perca flavescens isolate YP-PL-M2 chromosome 9, PFLA_1.0, whole genome shotgun sequence genomic window carries:
- the LOC114561315 gene encoding torsin-1A-interacting protein 2 isoform X1 yields the protein MAEQDPDHHQTTECKDESSAELKQGETDISPNEEQQLSVDSASSSASTNRETNDNGEDVEQSDVKNGDSAEKKTGPLPERSSPSDEDTARKVKENSASLDVGSHGDYRSKTPGNEPSTTPAEEISKGKEEETQSTNIDHASSSELKQWKTDISPNEEQQLSVDSASSSASTNRETNDNGEDVEQSEVQKGDSAEKKTGPLPERSSPSDEDTARKVKENSTSLDVGSHGDYRSKTPGNEPSTTPAEEISRENYTGGEKKKAPEITSPPALGVRKDDQVDLHNEESPDPNNTEAGEDDGSSPKTDLTPEEEKDIQDNTSPQRKEKVDVPTAQESADAQHALPEVNRNQAGSIICLIGILVVVVALLVPHLQPASPPQKEDVRQIDIFLRQLEKVKTQFPNQSAELWKRSKIHLLRHLQSAQPTEPVSLILTAGHRAETTLRCLAQGLASAFSSALNASVLHIDGASKASQDSDQVKLDIDSKLQGAFEGDKPVAVIERFEELPPGSTLIFYRYCDHENAAYKKTCLIFTVLLGDEEEIPAETRLSTVEEMVDDHLQKKFLSDGHPVSFDRMDLDKYGGLWSRISHLILPVAAEERIEHEGC from the exons ATGGCAGAGCAAGACCCAGATCACCACCAAACAACAG aatgCAAGGACGAATCATCAGCTGAGTTAAAACAGGGGGAGACTGATATTTCTCCGAATGAAGAGCAGCAACTCTCCGTAG ATTCGGCTTCATCATCTGCATCcacaaacagagagactaaCGACAATGGTGAAGACGTGGAGCAGTCTGACGTTAAAA ACGGTGATTCAGCTGAAAAGAAGACGGGGCCTCTTCCAGAACGGTCTTCGCCCTCAGATGAGGACACAGCACGGAAGGTGAAGGAGAACAGCGCGTCACTTGATGTAGGAAGTCATGGTGATTACAGGAGCAAGACACCAGGGAACGAGCCATCGACCACGCCAGCTGAAGAGATCTCCA aaggCAAGGAAGAAGAAACACAGTCCACAAACATTGATCATGCCTCATCATCTGAGTTAAAACAGTGGAAGACTGATATTTCTCCAAATGAAGAGCAGCAACTCTCCGTAG ATTCGGCTTCATCATCTGCATCcacaaacagagagactaaTGACAATGGTGAAGACGTGGAGCAGTCTGAAGTTCAAA AAGGTGATTCAGCTGAAAAGAAGACGGGGCCTCTTCCAGAACGGTCTTCGCCCTCAGATGAGGACACAGCACGGAAGGTGAAGGAGAACAGCACGTCACTTGATGTAGGAAGTCATGGTGATTACAGGAGCAAGACACCAGGGAACGAGCCATCGACCACGCCAGCTGAAGAGATCTCCA GAGAAAACTACACCGGGGGGGAGAAGAAGAAAGCACCAGAAATAACCAGCCCCCCAGCCCTGGGTGTCAGAAAGGATGATCAAGTAGATCTACATAATGAAGAAAGCCCAGACCCTAACAACACTGAAGCTGGAGAGG ATGATGGAAGCAGCCCAAAGACGGATTTAACTCCTGAGGAAGAAAAGGATATACAGGATAACACCTCCCCACAGAGAAAGGAAAAGGTTGATGTTCCTACGGCTCAGGAGTCTGCTGATGCTCAACATGCACTTCCAGAGGTTAATCGAAATCAAGCAG GAAGTATAATATGCCTGATAGGTATATTGGTGGTAGTTGTTGCCTTGCTGGTGCCGCATCTCCAACCCGCGTCTCCACCTCAGAAAGAAGATGTGCGGCAAATAGACATCTTCCTCAGGCAGTTGGAAAAAGTAAAGACTCAGTTTCCTAACCAGAGTGCTGAGCTCTGGAAGAGGAGCAAGATCCACCTGCTGAGGCACCTCCAGTCAGCCCAGCCCACAGAGCCAGTCAGTCTGATCCTGACTGCAGGCCACAGAGCTGAGACCACACTGCGCTGCCTGGCTCAGGGGCTGGCCTCCGCCTTCTCGTCTGCCCTCAACGCCTCCGTCCTCCACATCGATGGAGCCAGCAAAGCCAGCCAGGACAGCGACCAGGTCAAACTGGACATCGACAGCAAGCTGCAGGGAGCTTTCGAAGGAGACAAACCCGTGGCGGTCATTGAGCGCTTCGAAGAGCTGCCTCCGGGCTCCACCCTTATTTTTTATCGCTACTGCGACCACGAGAACGCCGCTTATAAGAAGACGTGTCTGATCTTCACAGTACTGCTGGGGGACGAAGAGGAGATTCCTGCCGAGACTCGTTTGAGTACCGTGGAGGAGATGGTGGACGACCATCTGCAGAAGAAGTTCCTTTCGGATGGCCATCCAGTATCTTTTGACAGGATGGACCTCGATAAGTACGGTGGACTGTGGAGTCGTATTTCTCACCTCATCCTGCCTGTGGCAGCAGAGGAAAGGATAGAACATGAAGGGTGCTAG
- the LOC114561315 gene encoding torsin-1A-interacting protein 2 isoform X2 translates to MAEQDPDHHQTTECKDESSAELKQGETDISPNEEQQLSVDSASSSASTNRETNDNGEDVEQSDVKNGDSAEKKTGPLPERSSPSDEDTARKVKENSASLDVGSHGDYRSKTPGNEPSTTPAEEISSKEEETQSTNIDHASSSELKQWKTDISPNEEQQLSVDSASSSASTNRETNDNGEDVEQSEVQKGDSAEKKTGPLPERSSPSDEDTARKVKENSTSLDVGSHGDYRSKTPGNEPSTTPAEEISRENYTGGEKKKAPEITSPPALGVRKDDQVDLHNEESPDPNNTEAGEDDGSSPKTDLTPEEEKDIQDNTSPQRKEKVDVPTAQESADAQHALPEVNRNQAGSIICLIGILVVVVALLVPHLQPASPPQKEDVRQIDIFLRQLEKVKTQFPNQSAELWKRSKIHLLRHLQSAQPTEPVSLILTAGHRAETTLRCLAQGLASAFSSALNASVLHIDGASKASQDSDQVKLDIDSKLQGAFEGDKPVAVIERFEELPPGSTLIFYRYCDHENAAYKKTCLIFTVLLGDEEEIPAETRLSTVEEMVDDHLQKKFLSDGHPVSFDRMDLDKYGGLWSRISHLILPVAAEERIEHEGC, encoded by the exons ATGGCAGAGCAAGACCCAGATCACCACCAAACAACAG aatgCAAGGACGAATCATCAGCTGAGTTAAAACAGGGGGAGACTGATATTTCTCCGAATGAAGAGCAGCAACTCTCCGTAG ATTCGGCTTCATCATCTGCATCcacaaacagagagactaaCGACAATGGTGAAGACGTGGAGCAGTCTGACGTTAAAA ACGGTGATTCAGCTGAAAAGAAGACGGGGCCTCTTCCAGAACGGTCTTCGCCCTCAGATGAGGACACAGCACGGAAGGTGAAGGAGAACAGCGCGTCACTTGATGTAGGAAGTCATGGTGATTACAGGAGCAAGACACCAGGGAACGAGCCATCGACCACGCCAGCTGAAGAGATCTCCA gCAAGGAAGAAGAAACACAGTCCACAAACATTGATCATGCCTCATCATCTGAGTTAAAACAGTGGAAGACTGATATTTCTCCAAATGAAGAGCAGCAACTCTCCGTAG ATTCGGCTTCATCATCTGCATCcacaaacagagagactaaTGACAATGGTGAAGACGTGGAGCAGTCTGAAGTTCAAA AAGGTGATTCAGCTGAAAAGAAGACGGGGCCTCTTCCAGAACGGTCTTCGCCCTCAGATGAGGACACAGCACGGAAGGTGAAGGAGAACAGCACGTCACTTGATGTAGGAAGTCATGGTGATTACAGGAGCAAGACACCAGGGAACGAGCCATCGACCACGCCAGCTGAAGAGATCTCCA GAGAAAACTACACCGGGGGGGAGAAGAAGAAAGCACCAGAAATAACCAGCCCCCCAGCCCTGGGTGTCAGAAAGGATGATCAAGTAGATCTACATAATGAAGAAAGCCCAGACCCTAACAACACTGAAGCTGGAGAGG ATGATGGAAGCAGCCCAAAGACGGATTTAACTCCTGAGGAAGAAAAGGATATACAGGATAACACCTCCCCACAGAGAAAGGAAAAGGTTGATGTTCCTACGGCTCAGGAGTCTGCTGATGCTCAACATGCACTTCCAGAGGTTAATCGAAATCAAGCAG GAAGTATAATATGCCTGATAGGTATATTGGTGGTAGTTGTTGCCTTGCTGGTGCCGCATCTCCAACCCGCGTCTCCACCTCAGAAAGAAGATGTGCGGCAAATAGACATCTTCCTCAGGCAGTTGGAAAAAGTAAAGACTCAGTTTCCTAACCAGAGTGCTGAGCTCTGGAAGAGGAGCAAGATCCACCTGCTGAGGCACCTCCAGTCAGCCCAGCCCACAGAGCCAGTCAGTCTGATCCTGACTGCAGGCCACAGAGCTGAGACCACACTGCGCTGCCTGGCTCAGGGGCTGGCCTCCGCCTTCTCGTCTGCCCTCAACGCCTCCGTCCTCCACATCGATGGAGCCAGCAAAGCCAGCCAGGACAGCGACCAGGTCAAACTGGACATCGACAGCAAGCTGCAGGGAGCTTTCGAAGGAGACAAACCCGTGGCGGTCATTGAGCGCTTCGAAGAGCTGCCTCCGGGCTCCACCCTTATTTTTTATCGCTACTGCGACCACGAGAACGCCGCTTATAAGAAGACGTGTCTGATCTTCACAGTACTGCTGGGGGACGAAGAGGAGATTCCTGCCGAGACTCGTTTGAGTACCGTGGAGGAGATGGTGGACGACCATCTGCAGAAGAAGTTCCTTTCGGATGGCCATCCAGTATCTTTTGACAGGATGGACCTCGATAAGTACGGTGGACTGTGGAGTCGTATTTCTCACCTCATCCTGCCTGTGGCAGCAGAGGAAAGGATAGAACATGAAGGGTGCTAG
- the LOC114561315 gene encoding torsin-1A-interacting protein 2 isoform X3, with protein MAEQDPDHHQTTECKDESSAELKQGETDISPNEEQQLSVDSASSSASTNRETNDNGEDVEQSDVKNGDSAEKKTGPLPERSSPSDEDTARKVKENSASLDVGSHGDYRSKTPGNEPSTTPAEEISKGKEEETQSTNIDHASSSELKQWKTDISPNEEQQLSVDSASSSASTNRETNDNGEDVEQSEVQSDSAEKKTGPLPERSSPSDEDTARKVKENSTSLDVGSHGDYRSKTPGNEPSTTPAEEISRENYTGGEKKKAPEITSPPALGVRKDDQVDLHNEESPDPNNTEAGEDDGSSPKTDLTPEEEKDIQDNTSPQRKEKVDVPTAQESADAQHALPEVNRNQAGSIICLIGILVVVVALLVPHLQPASPPQKEDVRQIDIFLRQLEKVKTQFPNQSAELWKRSKIHLLRHLQSAQPTEPVSLILTAGHRAETTLRCLAQGLASAFSSALNASVLHIDGASKASQDSDQVKLDIDSKLQGAFEGDKPVAVIERFEELPPGSTLIFYRYCDHENAAYKKTCLIFTVLLGDEEEIPAETRLSTVEEMVDDHLQKKFLSDGHPVSFDRMDLDKYGGLWSRISHLILPVAAEERIEHEGC; from the exons ATGGCAGAGCAAGACCCAGATCACCACCAAACAACAG aatgCAAGGACGAATCATCAGCTGAGTTAAAACAGGGGGAGACTGATATTTCTCCGAATGAAGAGCAGCAACTCTCCGTAG ATTCGGCTTCATCATCTGCATCcacaaacagagagactaaCGACAATGGTGAAGACGTGGAGCAGTCTGACGTTAAAA ACGGTGATTCAGCTGAAAAGAAGACGGGGCCTCTTCCAGAACGGTCTTCGCCCTCAGATGAGGACACAGCACGGAAGGTGAAGGAGAACAGCGCGTCACTTGATGTAGGAAGTCATGGTGATTACAGGAGCAAGACACCAGGGAACGAGCCATCGACCACGCCAGCTGAAGAGATCTCCA aaggCAAGGAAGAAGAAACACAGTCCACAAACATTGATCATGCCTCATCATCTGAGTTAAAACAGTGGAAGACTGATATTTCTCCAAATGAAGAGCAGCAACTCTCCGTAG ATTCGGCTTCATCATCTGCATCcacaaacagagagactaaTGACAATGGTGAAGACGTGGAGCAGTCTGAAGTTCAAA GTGATTCAGCTGAAAAGAAGACGGGGCCTCTTCCAGAACGGTCTTCGCCCTCAGATGAGGACACAGCACGGAAGGTGAAGGAGAACAGCACGTCACTTGATGTAGGAAGTCATGGTGATTACAGGAGCAAGACACCAGGGAACGAGCCATCGACCACGCCAGCTGAAGAGATCTCCA GAGAAAACTACACCGGGGGGGAGAAGAAGAAAGCACCAGAAATAACCAGCCCCCCAGCCCTGGGTGTCAGAAAGGATGATCAAGTAGATCTACATAATGAAGAAAGCCCAGACCCTAACAACACTGAAGCTGGAGAGG ATGATGGAAGCAGCCCAAAGACGGATTTAACTCCTGAGGAAGAAAAGGATATACAGGATAACACCTCCCCACAGAGAAAGGAAAAGGTTGATGTTCCTACGGCTCAGGAGTCTGCTGATGCTCAACATGCACTTCCAGAGGTTAATCGAAATCAAGCAG GAAGTATAATATGCCTGATAGGTATATTGGTGGTAGTTGTTGCCTTGCTGGTGCCGCATCTCCAACCCGCGTCTCCACCTCAGAAAGAAGATGTGCGGCAAATAGACATCTTCCTCAGGCAGTTGGAAAAAGTAAAGACTCAGTTTCCTAACCAGAGTGCTGAGCTCTGGAAGAGGAGCAAGATCCACCTGCTGAGGCACCTCCAGTCAGCCCAGCCCACAGAGCCAGTCAGTCTGATCCTGACTGCAGGCCACAGAGCTGAGACCACACTGCGCTGCCTGGCTCAGGGGCTGGCCTCCGCCTTCTCGTCTGCCCTCAACGCCTCCGTCCTCCACATCGATGGAGCCAGCAAAGCCAGCCAGGACAGCGACCAGGTCAAACTGGACATCGACAGCAAGCTGCAGGGAGCTTTCGAAGGAGACAAACCCGTGGCGGTCATTGAGCGCTTCGAAGAGCTGCCTCCGGGCTCCACCCTTATTTTTTATCGCTACTGCGACCACGAGAACGCCGCTTATAAGAAGACGTGTCTGATCTTCACAGTACTGCTGGGGGACGAAGAGGAGATTCCTGCCGAGACTCGTTTGAGTACCGTGGAGGAGATGGTGGACGACCATCTGCAGAAGAAGTTCCTTTCGGATGGCCATCCAGTATCTTTTGACAGGATGGACCTCGATAAGTACGGTGGACTGTGGAGTCGTATTTCTCACCTCATCCTGCCTGTGGCAGCAGAGGAAAGGATAGAACATGAAGGGTGCTAG
- the LOC114561315 gene encoding torsin-1A-interacting protein 2 isoform X4 has protein sequence MAEQDPDHHQTTECKDESSAELKQGETDISPNEEQQLSVDSASSSASTNRETNDNGEDVEQSEVQKGDSAEKKTGPLPERSSPSDEDTARKVKENSTSLDVGSHGDYRSKTPGNEPSTTPAEEISRENYTGGEKKKAPEITSPPALGVRKDDQVDLHNEESPDPNNTEAGEDDGSSPKTDLTPEEEKDIQDNTSPQRKEKVDVPTAQESADAQHALPEVNRNQAGSIICLIGILVVVVALLVPHLQPASPPQKEDVRQIDIFLRQLEKVKTQFPNQSAELWKRSKIHLLRHLQSAQPTEPVSLILTAGHRAETTLRCLAQGLASAFSSALNASVLHIDGASKASQDSDQVKLDIDSKLQGAFEGDKPVAVIERFEELPPGSTLIFYRYCDHENAAYKKTCLIFTVLLGDEEEIPAETRLSTVEEMVDDHLQKKFLSDGHPVSFDRMDLDKYGGLWSRISHLILPVAAEERIEHEGC, from the exons ATGGCAGAGCAAGACCCAGATCACCACCAAACAACAG aatgCAAGGACGAATCATCAGCTGAGTTAAAACAGGGGGAGACTGATATTTCTCCGAATGAAGAGCAGCAACTCTCCGTAG ATTCGGCTTCATCATCTGCATCcacaaacagagagactaaTGACAATGGTGAAGACGTGGAGCAGTCTGAAGTTCAAA AAGGTGATTCAGCTGAAAAGAAGACGGGGCCTCTTCCAGAACGGTCTTCGCCCTCAGATGAGGACACAGCACGGAAGGTGAAGGAGAACAGCACGTCACTTGATGTAGGAAGTCATGGTGATTACAGGAGCAAGACACCAGGGAACGAGCCATCGACCACGCCAGCTGAAGAGATCTCCA GAGAAAACTACACCGGGGGGGAGAAGAAGAAAGCACCAGAAATAACCAGCCCCCCAGCCCTGGGTGTCAGAAAGGATGATCAAGTAGATCTACATAATGAAGAAAGCCCAGACCCTAACAACACTGAAGCTGGAGAGG ATGATGGAAGCAGCCCAAAGACGGATTTAACTCCTGAGGAAGAAAAGGATATACAGGATAACACCTCCCCACAGAGAAAGGAAAAGGTTGATGTTCCTACGGCTCAGGAGTCTGCTGATGCTCAACATGCACTTCCAGAGGTTAATCGAAATCAAGCAG GAAGTATAATATGCCTGATAGGTATATTGGTGGTAGTTGTTGCCTTGCTGGTGCCGCATCTCCAACCCGCGTCTCCACCTCAGAAAGAAGATGTGCGGCAAATAGACATCTTCCTCAGGCAGTTGGAAAAAGTAAAGACTCAGTTTCCTAACCAGAGTGCTGAGCTCTGGAAGAGGAGCAAGATCCACCTGCTGAGGCACCTCCAGTCAGCCCAGCCCACAGAGCCAGTCAGTCTGATCCTGACTGCAGGCCACAGAGCTGAGACCACACTGCGCTGCCTGGCTCAGGGGCTGGCCTCCGCCTTCTCGTCTGCCCTCAACGCCTCCGTCCTCCACATCGATGGAGCCAGCAAAGCCAGCCAGGACAGCGACCAGGTCAAACTGGACATCGACAGCAAGCTGCAGGGAGCTTTCGAAGGAGACAAACCCGTGGCGGTCATTGAGCGCTTCGAAGAGCTGCCTCCGGGCTCCACCCTTATTTTTTATCGCTACTGCGACCACGAGAACGCCGCTTATAAGAAGACGTGTCTGATCTTCACAGTACTGCTGGGGGACGAAGAGGAGATTCCTGCCGAGACTCGTTTGAGTACCGTGGAGGAGATGGTGGACGACCATCTGCAGAAGAAGTTCCTTTCGGATGGCCATCCAGTATCTTTTGACAGGATGGACCTCGATAAGTACGGTGGACTGTGGAGTCGTATTTCTCACCTCATCCTGCCTGTGGCAGCAGAGGAAAGGATAGAACATGAAGGGTGCTAG